The Gammaproteobacteria bacterium genome has a segment encoding these proteins:
- a CDS encoding DNA-3-methyladenine glycosylase I: MVKPAQRCPWSEGISEAYLAYHDTEWGVPARDDARQFEFLVLESAQAGLSWSTILHRRDGYRRAFAGFDPQRVARFTPKHIAALLQDTGIIRNRLKVEAAVGNARAFLAVQEAFGSFSDYIWRFVEGKPVHNRWRRQSEVPATSPVSDALSRDLKARGFRFVGSTIMYAHMQATGLVNDHLVGCFRHAQCRALGG; this comes from the coding sequence ATGGTGAAACCCGCGCAGCGTTGCCCGTGGTCGGAGGGCATCAGCGAGGCCTATCTCGCCTACCACGACACCGAGTGGGGCGTGCCGGCGCGTGACGATGCGCGGCAGTTCGAATTCCTCGTGCTGGAAAGCGCGCAGGCCGGGCTGAGCTGGTCCACGATCCTGCACCGTCGCGACGGCTACCGCCGGGCGTTCGCGGGTTTCGACCCGCAGCGTGTCGCACGCTTCACGCCGAAACACATTGCGGCCCTGCTCCAGGACACCGGCATCATCCGCAACCGCCTCAAGGTGGAGGCCGCGGTCGGCAATGCGCGGGCGTTTCTCGCCGTGCAGGAGGCGTTCGGCAGTTTCAGCGATTACATCTGGCGCTTCGTGGAGGGCAAGCCGGTGCACAACCGCTGGCGCCGCCAGTCCGAGGTGCCAGCCACCAGCCCGGTCTCCGACGCGCTCAGCCGCGATCTCAAGGCGCGCGGCTTTCGCTTCGTCGGCAGCACGATCATGTACGCCCATATGCAGGCGACCGGGCTCGTCAACGATCACCTCGTCGGCTGTTTCCGCCATGCGCAGTGCCGGGCACTGGGGGGCTGA
- the aroE gene encoding shikimate dehydrogenase: MTDRYGVVGHPISHSKSPVIHRLFAKQTGEDIVYEAYDIAEPDLERRLKELVAEGIRGLNVTVPHKEHVARLADQLTDRAHLAGAANTLTVATDGRLDGDNTDGVGLLTDLGSNLDVTLKGIRILVLGAGGATRGIVPALLGSGPESLHIANRTIERARELAGRFERLGPVGACRFEDLGKQAFDLVINATSAGLRGELPPFPPAIITPDTVCYDLAYAMTDTPFVAWARQHGASRVYQGWGMLVEQAAESFFIWRGVRPQTGPVRAKLP, translated from the coding sequence ATGACCGACCGTTACGGGGTCGTCGGCCACCCGATCAGTCACAGCAAGTCCCCCGTCATCCACCGGCTGTTCGCGAAACAGACCGGCGAGGACATCGTCTACGAGGCCTACGACATCGCCGAGCCCGATCTCGAGCGCCGGCTGAAAGAGCTCGTCGCCGAGGGCATTCGCGGGCTCAATGTCACGGTCCCGCACAAGGAGCATGTCGCGCGGCTCGCCGACCAGCTCACCGATCGCGCCCACCTCGCCGGCGCCGCCAATACCCTCACCGTGGCGACCGACGGCCGGCTCGACGGCGACAACACCGACGGCGTCGGGCTGCTCACGGATCTCGGCAGCAACCTGGACGTGACGCTGAAGGGCATACGCATACTCGTGCTCGGTGCCGGCGGCGCGACCCGCGGCATCGTGCCCGCACTGCTCGGGAGCGGCCCGGAGAGCCTGCACATCGCCAACCGCACCATCGAACGCGCACGCGAACTCGCCGGGCGTTTCGAGCGCCTGGGCCCGGTTGGCGCCTGTCGCTTCGAGGATCTCGGCAAGCAGGCGTTCGACCTCGTGATCAACGCCACCTCTGCAGGGTTACGCGGCGAGTTGCCGCCGTTTCCGCCCGCGATCATCACGCCCGACACCGTGTGTTACGACCTCGCCTACGCGATGACCGACACGCCGTTCGTCGCCTGGGCACGCCAGCACGGCGCCAGCCGCGTCTACCAGGGCTGGGGCATGCTCGTCGAGCAGGCCGCGGAATCGTTCTTCATCTGGCGCGGCGTGCGGCCGCAAACCGGGCCGGTGCGCGCAAAGCTGCCGTAG
- a CDS encoding S8 family serine peptidase, with amino-acid sequence MNVAPPIARILCVLLLAAGWAVAVQAQEPEERVYIVQLREPPAIAAPPEARGAPRNGRFNPRSTATRKYTAALVERHDELLARVGAPPQAKLYSYRLSFNGFAARLTAAQAAELAADPAVARVWLDDTRKLRTNASPAFLGLLDPAAGLRKSLGLQGEDIVIGFIDSGITPGHPSFADTEAGSRPRVCSTEWADSSLLGRWLCRRFRNRFNLVYDPPQDWHGRCESGQEFSAGDCNNKLIGARFYVDGFRATYPMDPNEFISPRDADGHGTHIASVAAGNWVEAGFGGTPVASIAGIAPRARIAVYKACWLQPGATRGTCAMSDLQQAIEDAIDDGVHIINYSVGKTDGSPADPDSLALLAATDAGVLAVVAAGNGGPLARTVESPASAPWVLSVAAASRTGTRFDEALRVTAPAGAAGDFTAREAAFTPTLRSTAAITGELVLADDGSPGVNGADATRDDGCQSLVNAATMAGRVALVRRGGCDFQDKIEHAEAAGALAVVVFSDSDKLVMMAGRRGSVNIPAVMIGRSDGEALAARLDDGETVEVRLEKGLVVSRSDAGNVVTGQSSRGPNGLLPDILKPEVVAPGTDILGAQTTEVANGIRGESYQYLTGTSMAVPHVAGVAALLLEAHPDWSPAAIRSALMTSARQDVRKEDGVTPADAFDAGAGYIVPNAAVEPGLVFDAGREDYEAFACGVGIPIATLDEEYCARLEAAGYPATTTDLNLPSAALADLVTTRVMRRAVRNVGEPAHYQAAVVAPPGVGVSVIPEMLSLDRGETAEFTITATNLGTSDRLGQWGFGSLTWSTAGTKVRMPLAIRTEALAAPPVVVGTGASGSLRMPVEFGYAGAFSARVEGLVAPQVYTGFVTDDPLDLYTVLADDGALPDHVRRFRIALPAGGRFLRIALAGSDEGATDDIDLYVICPSGVCPDGSTVLSSTTTGAVEFVDILDPAAGEYVIDVHGFKPDNDAGGPGANFELGIWLIRGPGKGSPEVTTPATAAIGASAEVQLDWAGLELDLPHLGMVVFSDGEREIGDTLVEIYVD; translated from the coding sequence GTGAACGTTGCTCCGCCCATCGCCCGCATCCTGTGCGTCCTGCTGCTCGCAGCCGGCTGGGCCGTGGCCGTGCAGGCGCAGGAGCCGGAGGAACGGGTCTACATCGTGCAACTGCGGGAACCGCCGGCGATCGCCGCGCCGCCGGAAGCCCGCGGCGCACCGCGAAACGGCCGTTTCAACCCGCGCTCGACGGCTACGCGCAAGTACACTGCGGCGCTGGTCGAACGCCACGACGAGTTGCTCGCGCGCGTCGGCGCGCCACCACAGGCCAAGCTCTACAGTTACCGGCTCTCCTTCAACGGCTTTGCCGCGCGGCTCACCGCGGCCCAGGCCGCCGAACTCGCCGCCGACCCCGCGGTGGCGCGGGTGTGGCTGGACGACACGCGCAAGCTGCGGACGAACGCAAGCCCGGCATTCCTCGGGCTGCTCGATCCGGCAGCCGGTCTGCGCAAGTCGCTCGGGCTGCAGGGTGAAGACATCGTCATCGGCTTCATCGACAGCGGCATCACGCCCGGGCATCCGAGCTTTGCCGACACCGAGGCCGGCTCGCGGCCGCGGGTCTGCTCCACGGAATGGGCCGACTCCTCCCTGCTCGGACGCTGGCTCTGCCGGCGCTTCCGCAACCGCTTCAATCTCGTCTACGACCCCCCGCAGGACTGGCACGGCCGCTGCGAATCGGGCCAGGAGTTCAGTGCCGGCGACTGCAACAACAAGCTGATCGGCGCCCGCTTCTACGTGGACGGCTTTCGCGCCACCTACCCCATGGACCCGAACGAGTTCATCTCCCCGCGCGATGCCGACGGCCACGGCACGCACATCGCCTCGGTGGCGGCAGGCAACTGGGTGGAGGCCGGCTTCGGCGGCACGCCGGTTGCCAGCATTGCCGGCATCGCGCCGCGCGCCCGCATCGCCGTCTACAAGGCCTGCTGGCTGCAGCCGGGCGCCACCCGCGGCACCTGCGCCATGTCGGACCTGCAGCAGGCCATCGAAGACGCCATCGACGACGGCGTGCACATCATCAATTACTCCGTCGGCAAGACCGATGGCTCGCCGGCAGACCCGGACTCGCTCGCCCTGCTCGCCGCCACCGACGCCGGCGTACTCGCCGTGGTCGCCGCCGGCAACGGCGGCCCGCTCGCGCGTACGGTCGAGTCGCCCGCGAGCGCGCCGTGGGTGCTGTCGGTCGCGGCCGCCAGCCGTACCGGCACCCGTTTCGACGAGGCGCTGCGCGTCACCGCCCCTGCCGGAGCCGCCGGTGATTTCACGGCGCGCGAGGCGGCTTTTACGCCAACGCTTCGCAGCACCGCTGCCATCACCGGTGAACTGGTGCTTGCCGACGATGGCAGTCCCGGCGTCAATGGCGCCGATGCAACCCGCGACGATGGCTGCCAGTCGCTGGTGAACGCGGCGACCATGGCGGGCCGCGTCGCTCTCGTCCGGCGCGGTGGCTGCGACTTCCAGGACAAGATCGAGCACGCCGAGGCGGCCGGCGCACTGGCGGTCGTGGTGTTCAGCGATTCCGACAAGCTGGTCATGATGGCCGGGAGGCGCGGCAGCGTGAACATTCCGGCCGTGATGATCGGCCGCTCCGACGGTGAGGCGCTCGCCGCCCGGCTCGACGACGGCGAAACGGTCGAGGTACGGCTGGAGAAGGGCCTGGTCGTGAGCCGCAGCGATGCCGGCAACGTGGTGACCGGGCAGTCCTCGCGCGGCCCCAACGGGCTTCTGCCCGACATCCTCAAGCCCGAAGTCGTCGCGCCCGGCACGGACATACTCGGCGCCCAGACCACCGAGGTTGCCAACGGCATTCGCGGCGAAAGCTACCAGTACCTGACCGGCACCTCCATGGCCGTGCCGCACGTTGCGGGCGTGGCCGCGCTGCTGCTGGAGGCGCACCCGGACTGGAGCCCCGCGGCAATCCGCTCGGCGCTGATGACCTCGGCCCGTCAGGACGTGCGCAAGGAGGACGGCGTGACGCCCGCCGACGCATTCGATGCCGGCGCCGGCTACATCGTGCCCAATGCGGCGGTCGAGCCCGGCCTCGTGTTCGATGCCGGCCGCGAAGACTACGAGGCTTTCGCCTGCGGCGTGGGCATCCCGATCGCGACCCTCGACGAGGAGTATTGCGCCAGGCTCGAGGCGGCTGGCTACCCGGCCACGACGACTGACCTGAACCTGCCGTCTGCCGCGCTCGCGGACCTGGTCACGACACGCGTCATGCGCCGGGCCGTGCGCAATGTCGGTGAGCCCGCGCACTACCAGGCCGCGGTGGTCGCCCCGCCCGGCGTCGGGGTGAGCGTCATTCCGGAGATGCTCAGCCTCGACCGGGGCGAGACGGCGGAGTTCACCATCACGGCCACCAATCTCGGCACCAGTGACCGCCTCGGCCAGTGGGGCTTCGGTTCGCTCACCTGGTCCACGGCCGGCACGAAAGTCCGCATGCCCTTGGCAATCCGCACCGAGGCGCTCGCCGCACCGCCGGTCGTCGTGGGCACGGGGGCGAGCGGCAGCCTGCGGATGCCGGTGGAATTCGGCTACGCCGGCGCATTTTCGGCCCGGGTGGAAGGACTGGTGGCGCCGCAGGTATATACCGGCTTCGTTACGGACGATCCGCTCGATCTCTACACGGTCCTGGCGGACGACGGCGCCTTGCCCGACCATGTGCGCCGGTTCCGCATTGCGCTGCCTGCCGGCGGACGCTTCCTGCGCATCGCACTGGCGGGCAGCGACGAGGGCGCCACCGACGACATCGATCTGTATGTCATCTGTCCCTCGGGCGTGTGCCCGGACGGCAGCACGGTGCTGTCCAGCACCACCACCGGCGCGGTGGAATTCGTGGACATCCTGGATCCGGCGGCAGGCGAGTACGTCATCGACGTACATGGCTTCAAGCCCGACAACGACGCCGGCGGCCCGGGCGCGAATTTCGAGCTGGGCATCTGGCTGATCAGAGGGCCGGGCAAGGGCTCGCCCGAAGTGACGACACCCGCCACGGCAGCCATCGGCGCCAGCGCAGAAGTGCAGCTCGATTGGGCCGGCCTCGAGCTCGACCTGCCGCATCTGGGGATGGTGGTATTCAGCGACGGCGAGCGCGAGATCGGCGACACGCTGGTGGAGATCTACGTCGACTAA